From Paraburkholderia sabiae, a single genomic window includes:
- a CDS encoding ABC transporter permease has product MGTPIINLTVTDAPPSRSPFATAARRFARNRAAFAALLLLVLIVLACFVGPLLSPNNAIDSDWSAISLAPTFANMHWFGTDELGRDLLVRTLVGGRVSLEVGLLGTLVSGVIGVAWGATAGYLGGRVDAVMMRIVDMMYAIPYMLIAILMMTLFGRAFYLVVLTISAFSWLDMARVVRGQTLSLRSREFIDAAKAIGVGSRSIIARHIVPNLIGVVVVYATVTVPGIVLTESVLSFLGLGVQEPMTSWGVLIQDGAQKLESTPWLLLCPALMLCATLYCVSFVGDGLRDAFDPKDR; this is encoded by the coding sequence ATGGGAACGCCAATTATCAATCTGACCGTCACGGACGCGCCGCCTTCGCGCAGCCCGTTCGCGACTGCCGCGCGCCGCTTCGCCCGCAATCGCGCCGCGTTTGCCGCGCTGCTGTTGCTGGTCCTCATCGTGCTCGCGTGCTTCGTCGGTCCGCTTCTGTCGCCGAACAATGCGATCGACAGCGACTGGTCCGCGATCAGCCTCGCGCCCACGTTCGCCAACATGCACTGGTTCGGCACCGACGAACTCGGCCGCGACCTGCTCGTGCGCACACTGGTCGGCGGACGCGTGTCACTCGAAGTCGGTCTGCTCGGCACGCTCGTGTCGGGCGTGATCGGCGTCGCGTGGGGCGCGACGGCCGGCTATCTCGGCGGACGCGTCGATGCCGTGATGATGCGCATCGTCGACATGATGTACGCGATCCCGTACATGCTGATCGCGATCCTGATGATGACGCTGTTCGGCCGCGCGTTCTATCTGGTCGTGCTGACGATCAGCGCGTTTTCGTGGCTCGACATGGCGCGCGTCGTGCGCGGTCAAACGTTGTCGCTGCGCTCGCGCGAATTCATCGACGCGGCGAAGGCGATCGGCGTCGGCTCGCGCTCGATCATCGCGCGCCACATCGTGCCGAATCTGATCGGCGTGGTCGTGGTCTACGCGACGGTCACGGTGCCGGGCATCGTGCTGACGGAATCGGTGCTGTCGTTTCTCGGCCTCGGCGTGCAGGAACCGATGACGAGCTGGGGCGTGCTGATTCAGGACGGCGCGCAGAAGCTCGAATCGACGCCGTGGCTGCTGCTGTGCCCTGCCCTCATGCTGTGCGCGACGCTTTATTGCGTGAGTTTCGTCGGCGACGGCCTGCGCGATGCATTCGATCCGAAGGACCGCTGA